In Fortiea contorta PCC 7126, one genomic interval encodes:
- a CDS encoding phytanoyl-CoA dioxygenase family protein: MLTTIKDKGLYLKSELDYRMARWQNAKNLPALTAGDRSIVTALKNDGIYITNLADLGLPSTSQLLNAAHSLLPTMGTENYDKNLQNPPEIFIVTDLPAFANWGSEPRLTNIIHNYIGLPIAYHGVHLRKDFASVDQFATLLWHRDVEDRRVLKIIVYLNDVEEKHGPFEYVPLSHTAIHQLSHYRIHHKIHNSGGIDDETLNQIVPKSAWKSCPGAAGTVILADTRRLLHHGTLRTEERSTLFFVYTANPPKNPRLCTHYWDDTYPRPNLNQAADAVKIGTSIV, translated from the coding sequence ATGTTGACTACTATTAAAGATAAAGGTTTGTACCTAAAATCAGAGCTAGATTATAGAATGGCGCGGTGGCAAAATGCTAAGAATTTACCTGCGCTGACAGCAGGCGATCGCTCAATTGTGACGGCTCTGAAAAATGACGGTATTTACATCACTAACCTCGCGGATTTAGGACTACCCTCTACATCACAACTCCTAAATGCTGCTCACAGTTTATTACCAACTATGGGGACGGAAAATTACGACAAAAACCTCCAAAACCCCCCGGAAATTTTCATAGTTACGGACTTACCAGCATTTGCTAATTGGGGCAGTGAGCCAAGACTGACTAATATCATTCACAATTATATTGGTCTTCCCATTGCCTATCATGGTGTACACCTACGCAAAGATTTTGCTAGTGTTGATCAGTTCGCCACACTTCTTTGGCATCGGGATGTAGAAGACCGCCGAGTTCTGAAAATTATCGTTTATTTAAATGATGTAGAAGAAAAACATGGGCCTTTTGAATATGTGCCTTTATCTCATACTGCCATTCATCAATTGAGTCATTATCGCATTCACCACAAGATTCATAATTCAGGGGGAATCGATGATGAAACCCTTAATCAAATTGTGCCTAAATCTGCTTGGAAATCTTGTCCTGGTGCCGCAGGTACGGTGATTTTGGCTGATACGAGAAGACTCTTACATCATGGCACCCTCCGCACCGAAGAACGATCAACGCTGTTTTTTGTCTACACCGCTAACCCTCCCAAAAACCCCAGACTTTGCACTCACTACTGGGATGATACTTATCCTCGACCAAATTTAAATCAAGCAGCAGATGCTGTGAAAATTGGCACATCTATTGTGTAA
- a CDS encoding NAD(P)H-dependent oxidoreductase yields MIIIDSALQARAAANNPVKVGMIGAGAMGKGIANQIINSVPGMELVAIFSRNIDAGKTAYAEAGIEDVKVVTSVSELEAAITQGKYAVTEDAELLCRAEGIDALVEVTGAVEFGAHIVMEAIANRKHVVLMNAELDATIGPILKVYADKAGVILTACDGDQPGVEMNLYRYVKSIGLTPLLCGNIKGLQDPYRNPTTQEGFAKRWGQKAHMVTSFADGTKISFEQAIVANATGMKVAKRGMLGYNFTGHVDEMTKMYDVDYLKELGGIVDYVVGAKPSPGVFVFGTHDDPKQRKFLDLYKLGEGPLYSFYTPYHLCHFEVPLSVARVVLFQDVVLAPLRGPVVDVITTAKIDLKAGETLDGIGYYMTYGQCENSAIVQEQNLLPIGLAEGCRLKRDIPRDRVLTYDDVELPIGRLCDQLRAEQNAYFAAEKTLAAVG; encoded by the coding sequence ATGATTATTATTGATAGTGCCTTACAAGCCCGTGCTGCAGCAAATAATCCCGTGAAAGTAGGGATGATTGGCGCTGGTGCTATGGGAAAAGGAATCGCCAATCAAATTATTAATTCTGTACCGGGGATGGAGTTAGTCGCTATCTTCAGCCGCAACATTGACGCTGGGAAAACAGCTTATGCAGAAGCAGGAATTGAGGATGTCAAAGTTGTTACCAGTGTTAGCGAATTAGAAGCCGCGATCACTCAGGGTAAATATGCAGTCACCGAAGACGCCGAGTTACTGTGTCGCGCTGAGGGAATCGACGCTTTAGTTGAAGTTACCGGTGCGGTAGAATTTGGCGCTCATATCGTCATGGAAGCGATCGCCAACCGCAAACATGTAGTATTAATGAATGCCGAACTAGACGCCACCATCGGCCCCATCCTCAAAGTCTACGCAGACAAAGCAGGCGTCATCCTCACCGCTTGCGATGGCGACCAGCCAGGGGTAGAAATGAACCTGTATCGCTACGTGAAAAGTATCGGACTCACCCCCCTACTGTGCGGTAACATCAAAGGTCTGCAAGACCCATACCGCAACCCCACCACCCAAGAAGGATTTGCTAAACGTTGGGGTCAAAAAGCACACATGGTGACAAGCTTTGCTGATGGGACAAAAATTTCCTTTGAGCAGGCGATTGTCGCTAATGCTACAGGGATGAAAGTTGCCAAGCGGGGGATGCTCGGATACAACTTTACAGGTCATGTGGACGAAATGACCAAAATGTATGATGTTGATTATCTCAAAGAACTGGGCGGTATCGTTGATTATGTAGTTGGTGCCAAACCCAGCCCTGGCGTTTTCGTTTTTGGGACTCACGACGACCCCAAACAGCGTAAATTCCTCGACCTATACAAACTAGGTGAAGGCCCACTTTACAGCTTCTATACACCTTATCACCTCTGCCATTTTGAAGTTCCCTTGTCTGTAGCGCGGGTTGTCTTATTCCAAGATGTTGTTCTTGCGCCCCTCCGAGGCCCCGTCGTCGATGTGATTACCACCGCGAAAATCGACCTGAAAGCTGGGGAAACTCTAGATGGTATTGGTTACTACATGACCTACGGGCAATGTGAAAATTCAGCGATCGTTCAGGAACAAAACCTGCTGCCAATTGGTCTAGCTGAGGGATGTCGTCTGAAGAGAGATATTCCCAGAGATAGAGTCTTAACTTATGATGATGTGGAGTTACCAATAGGCAGACTTTGCGATCAACTACGAGCTGAACAAAACGCTTATTTTGCTGCTGAAAAAACCTTAGCAGCAGTTGGATAA
- a CDS encoding glycosyltransferase, whose protein sequence is MKIALVHDYLTQRGGAERVFELLCKRYPEADIFTSIYDPQKTIDISSRVVKTTYLQKIPGAAKHFRLMAPFYFPAFRALDLQEYDLIISSSTSFAKAVRKRPNARHICFCHNVTRFLWDTQTYLREYGDYRYFAPLIEKIFQVMRNIDLKYAQEPDLYIANSSIVARRIQNIYRKNAIVVNYPIDTSNFVFSDIKEEYYLASARMISYKRLDIIIEAFNWLGWHLLISGDGPEQERLKAKALDNIEFLGHVSDSQRKNLFSKAKSVIVAALEDYGLVPVEANASGTPVIAYGAGGVLDTQIPQKTGVFFKRQTPESLHTALLEAQAINWDYANIRNHAVTNFSEAAFFNKVEAIISPA, encoded by the coding sequence ATGAAAATTGCTCTAGTCCATGATTATTTAACCCAGCGCGGAGGGGCGGAGCGCGTGTTTGAATTACTTTGTAAGCGCTACCCAGAAGCGGACATATTCACTTCTATATATGATCCGCAAAAAACTATTGATATTAGCTCGCGTGTAGTCAAAACTACTTACTTGCAAAAAATTCCCGGCGCAGCCAAGCATTTTCGATTGATGGCGCCCTTTTATTTTCCCGCCTTTCGCGCCCTAGATTTGCAAGAATATGACTTGATTATCAGCAGTAGTACTAGCTTTGCTAAAGCAGTACGAAAACGCCCCAACGCTCGCCACATCTGCTTTTGTCATAACGTCACTCGTTTCTTGTGGGACACACAAACCTATCTGCGGGAGTATGGAGACTATCGATATTTTGCGCCCTTAATCGAAAAAATCTTCCAAGTGATGCGGAACATAGACCTGAAATATGCTCAGGAACCGGATTTGTACATCGCTAACTCCAGCATTGTGGCGCGAAGGATTCAAAATATTTATCGAAAAAATGCGATCGTCGTTAATTATCCTATTGATACCAGTAACTTTGTTTTTTCTGATATCAAAGAGGAATATTACTTAGCGTCAGCGCGGATGATTAGCTACAAGCGTTTAGACATAATTATTGAAGCATTTAATTGGTTAGGGTGGCATTTATTAATATCAGGTGATGGCCCAGAACAAGAAAGATTAAAAGCCAAAGCTTTAGATAATATTGAGTTCTTAGGACATGTGAGTGATAGCCAACGCAAAAACTTATTTTCTAAAGCTAAATCGGTCATCGTCGCCGCTTTAGAAGATTATGGATTAGTTCCAGTAGAAGCGAATGCGAGCGGTACACCAGTCATCGCCTACGGAGCGGGTGGAGTATTAGATACTCAGATACCTCAAAAAACCGGAGTCTTTTTTAAGAGACAAACACCCGAATCTCTGCATACCGCATTACTAGAAGCTCAAGCCATCAATTGGGACTATGCAAATATCCGTAATCACGCAGTGACTAATTTTTCCGAAGCAGCATTTTTTAACAAAGTGGAAGCAATTATTAGCCCAGCTTAG